One segment of Channa argus isolate prfri chromosome 17, Channa argus male v1.0, whole genome shotgun sequence DNA contains the following:
- the ccdc167 gene encoding coiled-coil domain-containing protein 167 — translation MAKQKDKRREKVSIATEIDRLEERRVRCQDNLERAEFRSRKEKLSDQERQELKDEMAIMNERVQKLDKELQTLRGENRKNMLLSVALLAISALLYYMFFCNEEDS, via the exons ATGGCTAAACAGAAAGATAAAAGACGAGAGAAAGTCAGTATCGCCACAGAG ATTGACCGCCTGGAGGAGCGCCGGGTACGTTGCCAGGACAACCTGGAGAGGGCGGAGTTCCGGAGCCGGAAGGAGAAACTCTCGGACCAGGAGAG GCAGGAACTAAAAGATGAAATGGCAATCATGAATGAAAGAGTGCAAAAGCTAG acAAGGAGCTACAGACCCTAAGAGGAGAGAATCGGAAGAACATGCTGCTCTCAGTCGCTCTGCTTGCCATCAGTGCGCTGTTGTACTACATGTTTTTCTGCAATGAGGAGGACTCATGA
- the kif25 gene encoding kinesin-like protein KIF25, protein MPLFINRDQIFAHQVHLLEHKLRSKEERLLELETENAILHLRLAECLGKLHVGHEKNTKALDHHQHQRNSENITQSVLTKLLSEVQALKQDLSEVFAIYVNFANELEVQSKQLLKKVEEANSALKDYKGDEVQDLQARVEALERTLEEEKERCRAERQRRKELHNILVELRGNIRVHCRVRPVLPFDYIQFPESGPAPSEEVVYAISDDTVVVNSSKTGMPVQNKIFEFERVHGPDDTQDAVFEDVKPLLTSLLDGYNVCIMAYGQTGSGKTHTMIGSQPLEEHSATMQEAQQGIIPKAAAELFRLISEQPAESHTVDVSVMEVYNNEVFDLLARDEQGNAVSKHRDVISTSSGTSQVTSLTSEPVFSASEVMHIVSGVLKLRAHRNTLIHTDSSRSHLIVTLTLSSKSPNALALARRLQSAKKDMQRCSQRAWWSPRCHRANPAAQNSPDKLFRSPSTSPRLSPSHSPCPSPRQTISPTPFRTKLQLVDLAGSECVGVSGVSGAALWEVSCINRSLSALSDVLGALAEHRPHVPYRNSKLTHLLQDAIGGDAKLLVMLCVSPTQRFITESLQSLGFGTRARQVHKLPPHRRNNTLKDK, encoded by the exons atgcctctCTTTATTAACAGGGACCAAATATTTGCGCATCAGGTACATCTGTTAGAGCACAAGCTTAGG AGTAAAGAAGAGCGGTTACTGGAGCTGGAGACAGAGAATGCTATTCTTCATTTAAGACTTGCTGAG TGTCTGGGGAAACTGCATGTAGGCCATGAAAAAAACACCAAGGCCCTCGACCATCATCAGCACCAGAGAAATTCTGAAAATATAACCCAGTCTGTCCTCACAAAACTCCTGTCTGAAGTCCAG GCTCTGAAGCAGGACCTGAGTGAGGTGTTTGCAATATATGTGAACTTTGCCAATGAACTGGAAGTTCAGAGCAAGCAGCTACTGAAGAAGGTAGAGGAAGCCAACTCCGCACTGAAAGATTACAAAGGAGATGAGGTTCAGG ATTTGCAGGCTCGTGTGGAAGCGCTGGAGCGCActctggaggaggaaaaggagaggTGCAgggcagagaggcagaggagaaaagagCTGCACAACATCTTAGTT GAGTTGAGAGGAAACATTAGGGTTCACTGCAGGGTGCGTCCGGTTCTGCCTTTTGACTATATCCAGTTTCCTGAGTCAGG GCCGGCACCATCAGAAGAAGTGGTCTATGCAATCAGCGAT GACACAGTGGTGGTAAATAGCTCGAAGACAGGGATGCCAGTGCAAAACAAGATATTTGAGTTTGAAAG ggTGCATGGACCAGACGATACCCAAGATGCTGTGTTTGAGGATGTCAAGCCGCTCCTCACGTCTCTGCTGGATGG CTATAATGTATGTATCATGGCATATGGACAGACAGGCAGTGGAAAGACACACACCATGATAGGATCCCAGCCTCTGGAAGAGCACTCAGCCACGATGCAGGAGGCACAGCAGGGTATTATCcctaaagctgctgctgagttGTTTCG GCTGATCTCCGAGCAGCCTGCGGAGAGCCACACAGTGGACGTGTCAGTGATGGAGGTGTACAACAACGAAGTGTTTGACCTGCTGGCCAGAGATGAGCAGGGGAATGCTGTCAGCAAGCACAGGGATGTCATCAGCACCTCCTCTGGTACCAGCCAGGTCACCTCCCTCACATCTGA GCCTGTGTTCAGCGCATCTGAGGTGATGCACATCGTCAGCGGTGTTCTGAAGCTCAGGGCTCACCGTAACACTCTGATCCACACCGACTCTTCACGCTCTCACCTCATTGTCACTCTGACCCTTTCCTCCAAGAGCCCCAATGCACTGGCCCTGG CCCGCAGGCTACAAAGTGCAAAGAAAGACATGCAGCGATGCAGCCAGAGGGCGTGGTGGAGTCCACGCTGTCATCGTGCCAACCCTGCTGCCCAGAATTCACCTGACAAACTCTTCAGAAGCCCCTCCACCTCTCCCCGCCTTTCCCCATCTCATTCCCCCTGCCCCTCTCCCAGGCAAACAATCTCACCGACTCCGTTCAGAACCAAGCTGCAGCTGGTGGACCTGGCAGGGAGCGAGTGTGTCG gtGTATCTGGAGTTTCAGGTGCTGCTCTGTGGGAGGTGTCCTGTATAAACCGCagcctctctgctctctctgacGTCCTGGGAGCTCTGGCTGAACATAGACCACACGTGCCCTACAGGAACAGCAAACTCACTCATCTACTTCAGGATGCCATtg GTGGGGATGCCAAGCTGCTGGTGATGCTGTGTGTCTCTCCAACACAACGCTTCATCACAGAGTCTTTGCAGTCATTGGGATTCGGCACCCGAGCCCGCCAGGTCCACAAACTGCCGCCCCATAGGAGGAATAACACCCTCAAAGATAAGTGA